In Bacillus sp. DX3.1, the following proteins share a genomic window:
- a CDS encoding extracellular solute-binding protein, whose translation MRKLFMLLTILSLFVSALAGCAGGNGSTVKATKEGEKIVVPFINGVGGSLADRVDKIVEEYNKSQDKYVVKTTKAGNYDESYQKLQSGFAANNQEAIALLGSDVIQEYVKKDLIVPIDEYVKNDNELKKEEYGKGFMNQATIDGKLYGIPFYGTTQIFYYNKKVLAENGFTAEDLKTWEGVEKVAKKVAKRDGNENVTYAGWMPMWGTSNLIDSVQSAGGSVLSEDGTKVLINDEKWVTVWEKFRTWIHEDKIMNIHSGGTGWEYWDKTIIDLVEGRTLGFTGSSGDQGFVFKSLGKGMNEEERLNTFGALPQPAWGNNKPAPKLETYLFTLTRNIDPEVAKGAYDFMKFATSTEKTAEWSMATGYIPVRDNVTDYGPYAEFVKKQPQALVPLEQANQYGVAPFTDPTGGKINDALNVAKDKVEIEGIPAKKALDEAAKIAQEELDKVLKKKK comes from the coding sequence ATGAGAAAATTATTCATGCTTTTAACAATTTTATCATTGTTTGTTAGTGCACTTGCAGGATGTGCAGGCGGAAATGGGAGTACTGTCAAAGCAACTAAAGAAGGAGAGAAGATTGTTGTTCCGTTTATTAATGGCGTAGGTGGTTCACTTGCAGACCGAGTAGATAAAATTGTCGAGGAATACAATAAAAGTCAAGACAAATATGTAGTGAAAACAACAAAAGCAGGTAACTACGATGAGTCTTATCAAAAGCTTCAAAGTGGATTTGCAGCGAATAACCAAGAAGCAATTGCATTGTTAGGTTCGGACGTCATTCAAGAATATGTTAAGAAAGATTTAATTGTACCTATAGATGAATATGTTAAAAATGATAATGAATTGAAAAAAGAAGAGTATGGAAAAGGTTTTATGAATCAAGCAACAATTGATGGGAAATTATATGGAATTCCTTTTTACGGTACAACTCAAATTTTTTATTACAATAAAAAAGTGTTAGCGGAAAATGGTTTTACTGCTGAGGATTTAAAGACGTGGGAAGGCGTAGAAAAAGTAGCAAAAAAAGTAGCAAAACGTGACGGGAATGAAAATGTCACATACGCAGGTTGGATGCCAATGTGGGGTACATCAAACTTAATTGACTCAGTTCAAAGTGCTGGAGGAAGTGTATTAAGTGAAGATGGAACAAAAGTGTTAATTAACGATGAAAAATGGGTTACAGTATGGGAAAAATTCCGTACGTGGATTCATGAAGATAAAATCATGAATATTCATTCAGGTGGAACTGGATGGGAATATTGGGATAAAACAATAATCGATCTAGTTGAAGGTAGAACGTTAGGATTTACAGGTTCATCTGGTGACCAAGGATTTGTTTTTAAATCGTTAGGTAAGGGAATGAATGAGGAAGAACGACTTAACACATTTGGCGCATTACCACAGCCAGCTTGGGGTAACAATAAGCCAGCACCAAAATTAGAAACTTATTTATTCACATTAACGAGAAATATTGACCCAGAAGTAGCAAAAGGTGCATATGACTTTATGAAATTTGCTACAAGTACTGAGAAAACGGCTGAGTGGTCAATGGCAACAGGTTATATTCCTGTTCGTGACAATGTAACAGATTATGGCCCTTATGCTGAATTTGTTAAAAAACAACCACAAGCATTAGTTCCATTAGAGCAAGCGAACCAATACGGAGTTGCACCATTCACAGATCCAACAGGTGGTAAAATCAATGACGCGTTAAATGTAGCGAAGGATAAAGTAGAAATTGAAGGGATTCCTGCCAAAAAAGCATTAGATGAAGCAGCTAAAATTGCACAAGAAGAATTGGATAAAGTTCTGAAAAAGAAGAAATAA
- the ald gene encoding alanine dehydrogenase, translating into MRIGVPTEIKNNENRVAMTPAGVVHLVRNNHEVFIQKDAGLGSGFTDVEYVEAGAKIVETAEEAWNMDMVMKVKEPIESEYKHFSEGLILFTYLHLAPEPELTKALIEKKVVAIAYETVQLENRSLPLLAPMSEVAGRMSAQIGAQFLEKNKGGKGILLAGVPGVKRGKVTIIGGGQAGTNAAKIAVGLGADVTIIDLSAERLRQLDDIFGNQVKTLMSNPYNIAQAVKESDLVIGAVLIPGAKAPKLVTEEMIKSMEPGSVVVDIAIDQGGIFETTDRITTHDNPTYEKHGVVHYAVANMPGAVPRTSTLALTNVTVPYAVQIANKGYKQACLTNSALLKGINTLDGYVTFEAVAEAHGVEYKGAKELLETEAVSC; encoded by the coding sequence ATGCGTATTGGGGTACCAACAGAAATTAAAAATAACGAAAACCGTGTGGCAATGACACCAGCTGGTGTTGTGCATTTAGTTCGTAACAATCATGAAGTATTCATTCAAAAGGATGCAGGTCTAGGATCTGGTTTTACAGATGTTGAGTATGTTGAAGCTGGAGCGAAAATCGTTGAAACAGCTGAAGAAGCTTGGAACATGGATATGGTTATGAAAGTTAAGGAACCAATTGAAAGCGAATACAAACATTTCAGCGAAGGTTTAATCTTATTCACATATTTACACTTAGCTCCAGAACCAGAATTAACAAAAGCTTTAATTGAAAAGAAAGTTGTAGCAATTGCTTACGAAACAGTACAATTAGAAAATCGTTCTTTACCATTACTTGCACCTATGAGTGAAGTAGCTGGTCGTATGTCTGCACAAATCGGTGCACAATTCCTTGAGAAAAACAAAGGCGGTAAAGGTATCTTACTAGCAGGTGTTCCAGGAGTAAAACGTGGTAAAGTAACAATTATCGGTGGTGGACAAGCTGGTACAAATGCTGCTAAAATTGCAGTTGGACTAGGTGCGGATGTAACAATCATCGACTTAAGTGCAGAACGCCTTCGTCAATTAGATGACATTTTCGGTAACCAAGTGAAAACTTTAATGTCTAATCCTTACAATATTGCACAAGCGGTAAAAGAATCTGATCTTGTTATTGGTGCAGTATTAATTCCAGGTGCAAAAGCTCCAAAACTTGTTACAGAAGAAATGATTAAATCAATGGAACCAGGTTCTGTTGTAGTAGATATCGCAATCGATCAAGGTGGTATTTTTGAAACAACTGATCGCATTACAACTCATGATAACCCAACTTATGAAAAACATGGTGTTGTTCACTATGCAGTTGCAAACATGCCTGGTGCGGTTCCACGTACATCTACACTTGCATTAACAAACGTAACAGTACCATATGCAGTACAAATTGCAAACAAAGGCTACAAACAAGCTTGCTTAACAAACTCTGCGTTATTAAAAGGTATTAACACATTAGACGGCTATGTAACATTTGAAGCAGTTGCAGAAGCTCACGGTGTAGAATACAAAGGTGCAAAAGAATTATTAGAAACAGAAGCTGTATCTTGCTAA
- a CDS encoding HAD family hydrolase: protein MNKGIIFDKDGTLIQLDSVWYKIVHRVLDDIFQMYPNEKSKRNEYLKIIGMSDNNFESTSLLACRTNYFIAAAWFSLLENQNVNKENFIHDVCTLFKKHSTADDLVFTEVEGAKETLKYLKDHEYVIGVVTADDVDAAIHSLKMTGLYDYVDFLGADDGVNKTKPESDFYHIFKEKFSLAEEDVLMVGDTITDVKFARNSNIKVVGVLSGASRKDDLEGKADYILDSMKEISKVL, encoded by the coding sequence GTGAATAAAGGAATTATTTTTGATAAAGATGGAACACTAATACAGCTAGATTCTGTTTGGTACAAAATTGTTCATCGTGTGCTAGATGATATATTTCAAATGTATCCAAATGAAAAAAGTAAACGAAATGAATACCTAAAGATTATTGGTATGAGTGATAACAATTTTGAGAGTACAAGTTTATTAGCTTGTCGAACAAATTATTTTATTGCAGCTGCATGGTTTTCGTTATTAGAAAATCAAAATGTGAATAAAGAAAATTTTATTCATGATGTATGTACGTTATTCAAGAAGCACTCTACAGCAGATGATCTCGTGTTTACAGAAGTGGAAGGTGCAAAGGAAACATTAAAATATTTAAAAGATCATGAATATGTAATTGGAGTTGTTACAGCAGACGACGTTGATGCAGCTATTCATTCACTTAAAATGACGGGATTATATGATTATGTGGATTTTTTAGGTGCAGATGATGGTGTTAATAAAACAAAACCTGAAAGTGATTTTTATCATATATTCAAAGAGAAATTTTCACTGGCTGAAGAAGATGTGTTGATGGTAGGAGATACAATAACAGACGTTAAATTTGCAAGAAATAGCAACATTAAAGTGGTGGGTGTTCTGTCAGGTGCGAGCAGGAAGGACGATTTAGAAGGAAAAGCTGATTATATTTTAGACAGTATGAAGGAGATTTCAAAAGTTTTATAA
- a CDS encoding CehA/McbA family metallohydrolase, whose protein sequence is MIEMKSTMTLSPFVKNKHYFLMDSAEILNFTLTIDQGVSRKIPLLLILRDSRGCVRIQYQTPIVEEKLVVAKDPKFCSAGCAGGEIPSGNWELEVVYTPHCADKALKFTGRKVDYTVNILVNDVVEREYNREHFCKENVFIDEHDFEKVVNEEQRWYKGDFHVHTNLTDGEIDDELAMSICEKQELDFLYATEHNIVMPSYQKGSTLIIPSMELTTPYGHYNMFGMKEYVNFTEYLDESLSAKSMNELFSLMKEKGYLISVNHPFMEPWANQININLENIHTMEIMCDPTYKKSKKSTLEALKFFDQMWLNGLKIWGIGGSDSHLHPSKTFPGSKDPSIYGDPGTYVLCNGLSIKNLKDAIERGRIYFSRFRKLEIDIQNEGNAIYVGDEAQGNIRYNIQTDKPCEWRLIRNGQIIEKEFGSEVTFDFDLNEGSYARVEGWEDDELVAFINPIRHNVRRKNIKTWYEVLGGVEGE, encoded by the coding sequence ATGATTGAAATGAAAAGTACCATGACTCTTTCTCCATTTGTAAAAAATAAACATTACTTTTTAATGGATTCAGCCGAGATTCTTAATTTCACATTAACTATTGATCAAGGAGTCAGTCGGAAAATCCCGCTTTTATTAATCTTGAGAGACTCTAGAGGTTGTGTGCGTATACAGTATCAAACACCAATTGTTGAAGAAAAACTGGTTGTCGCAAAAGATCCAAAGTTTTGTTCAGCTGGTTGTGCTGGAGGGGAAATACCGTCTGGTAATTGGGAATTAGAAGTAGTGTATACTCCTCATTGTGCAGATAAAGCACTAAAATTTACCGGAAGAAAAGTTGACTATACAGTAAATATACTGGTGAATGACGTGGTAGAGCGAGAATACAATCGAGAGCATTTTTGCAAAGAAAATGTTTTTATTGATGAACATGATTTTGAAAAAGTAGTGAATGAAGAGCAGCGTTGGTACAAAGGAGATTTTCATGTACACACAAATTTAACGGATGGCGAGATAGATGACGAACTGGCAATGAGTATATGTGAAAAACAAGAGTTGGATTTTTTATATGCGACGGAACACAATATTGTCATGCCATCTTATCAAAAAGGAAGCACATTGATTATACCATCTATGGAACTTACAACTCCTTATGGTCATTACAATATGTTCGGTATGAAGGAATACGTTAACTTTACAGAGTATTTAGATGAATCGCTTAGCGCCAAAAGCATGAATGAGCTATTTTCTCTCATGAAAGAAAAAGGCTATTTAATTAGCGTGAATCATCCATTTATGGAGCCTTGGGCGAACCAAATTAATATTAACTTAGAAAATATTCATACAATGGAAATAATGTGTGATCCAACTTATAAAAAAAGCAAAAAATCTACTTTAGAAGCTTTAAAGTTTTTCGATCAAATGTGGTTGAATGGTCTTAAAATCTGGGGGATAGGAGGAAGTGATTCCCATCTACATCCATCTAAAACCTTCCCAGGATCTAAAGACCCGTCGATTTATGGTGATCCAGGAACGTATGTATTATGTAATGGTTTATCTATTAAAAATTTAAAGGATGCTATCGAAAGAGGTAGAATTTATTTTTCGCGATTTAGAAAATTAGAGATAGATATTCAAAACGAAGGTAATGCCATTTATGTTGGCGATGAGGCTCAAGGGAATATCCGTTACAACATTCAGACGGATAAACCGTGCGAGTGGAGGTTAATTAGGAATGGCCAAATAATCGAAAAAGAATTTGGCAGCGAAGTAACCTTTGATTTTGATTTAAATGAAGGATCATATGCTAGAGTTGAGGGCTGGGAAGATGATGAATTAGTAGCGTTTATTAATCCTATTCGTCATAACGTTAGGCGTAAGAATATTAAAACATGGTATGAAGTTTTAGGGGGAGTCGAAGGTGAATAA
- the ugpC gene encoding sn-glycerol-3-phosphate ABC transporter ATP-binding protein UgpC has protein sequence MAQLSFKNIYKKYDHDVTIVKDFNLEVNDGEFIVLVGPSGCGKSTTLRMIAGLEEISDGDFYIDGKRVNDVTPKDRDIAMVFQSYALYPHMTVYDNMAFGLKLRKYSKNEIDQRVKHAAQILGLEKYLDRKPAALSGGQRQRVALGRAIVRNAKVFLMDEPLSNLDAKLRVQMRAEITKLHQQLQTTTVYVTHDQIEAMTMATRLVVLKDGIIQQVGTPKEVYEKPENVFVGGFIGSPGMNFFKGTLTESAVMIDKWKIEVPEEKMKSLQNKGYINKEIIIGIRPEDFYYGKTLLDLPHNTKITVTIDVSELMGSETYLYSNINGQSFVARVNSSVDVHSQSKMDLALNMDKVHYFDAETEKRIVL, from the coding sequence ATGGCTCAGCTATCATTCAAAAATATTTATAAGAAATATGATCATGATGTGACAATCGTAAAAGATTTTAATCTAGAAGTGAATGATGGAGAATTTATCGTTTTGGTTGGACCTTCAGGATGCGGAAAATCAACGACATTACGTATGATTGCAGGACTTGAGGAAATTTCAGACGGAGACTTTTATATTGATGGAAAACGTGTGAACGATGTGACACCGAAAGACCGAGATATTGCAATGGTTTTTCAAAGCTACGCTCTTTATCCGCATATGACAGTTTATGATAACATGGCGTTCGGTTTAAAACTGCGAAAATATAGTAAAAATGAGATTGACCAACGTGTGAAACATGCAGCACAAATCCTTGGACTTGAGAAATATTTAGACCGAAAACCAGCAGCACTTTCAGGTGGACAGCGTCAGCGTGTTGCATTAGGTCGAGCGATTGTTCGGAATGCAAAAGTCTTCTTAATGGACGAGCCATTGTCAAATTTAGATGCGAAGCTACGCGTTCAAATGCGTGCCGAGATTACAAAATTACACCAGCAGTTGCAAACAACAACTGTGTATGTCACGCATGATCAAATAGAAGCTATGACGATGGCGACACGCTTAGTTGTGCTAAAGGATGGTATCATACAACAAGTCGGTACACCTAAAGAAGTCTATGAAAAGCCAGAGAATGTATTTGTCGGAGGATTTATTGGATCTCCTGGAATGAATTTTTTTAAAGGAACATTAACAGAAAGTGCTGTTATGATTGATAAATGGAAAATTGAAGTTCCGGAAGAGAAGATGAAAAGTTTACAAAACAAAGGGTATATCAATAAAGAAATCATCATAGGGATACGTCCAGAAGACTTTTATTATGGAAAAACGCTTTTAGACTTACCGCATAATACAAAGATAACGGTAACGATTGATGTGTCAGAATTAATGGGATCAGAAACATACCTTTATTCCAACATCAATGGTCAATCCTTTGTTGCACGTGTTAACTCCTCAGTTGATGTGCATAGTCAATCAAAGATGGACCTAGCTTTGAATATGGACAAAGTGCATTATTTTGACGCTGAAACTGAAAAACGAATTGTTTTATAG